In Pseudomonas sp. p1(2021b), the genomic window CTGGTCGAAGTAAAGTCCCGCCGTGTCGGCGGTGCCACTTACCAGGTTCCGGTTGAAGTTCGTCCGTCCCGTCGTAACGCTCTGGCAATGCGCTGGCTCGTAGACTACGCCCGCAAGCGTGGCGAGAAGTCCATGGCCCTGCGCCTGGCTGGTGAACTGCTGGATGCTGCCGAAGGCAAGGGTGCTGCAGTCAAGAAGCGTGAAGACGTGCACCGTATGGCCGAAGCCAACAAGGCGTTCTCGCACTACCGCTTCTAATTCAAGCATCAATTTTTTTGCGAGGGCTTTATGGCTCGTACTACAGCTATTAACCGCTACCGTAACATCGGTATCTGCGCGCACGTCGATGCGGGCAAGACTACCACTACCGAGCGGATCCTGTTCTACACAGGTCTGAGCCACAAGATGGGCGAGGTGCATGACGGCGCCGCGACCACCGACTGGATGGTGCAGGAGCAGGAGCGCGGTATCACCATTACCTCCGCTGCCGTTACCACCTTCTGGAAGGGCTCCCGTGGTCAGTACGACAACTACCGCGTAAACGTCATCGATACCCCCGGCCACGTTGACTTCACCATCGAAGTTGAGCGTTCGCTGCGTGTACTCGACGGCGCGGTCGTCGTATTCTGCGGTACCTCCGGCGTTGAGCCGCAGTCCGAAACCGTATGGCGTCAGGCCAACAAGTACGGCGTTCCACGTGTTGTCTACGTGAACAAGATGGACCGTGCCGGTGCCAACTTCCTGCGCGTTGTCGGCCAGATCAAGAACCGCCTGGGTCACACCCCGGTTCCAATCCAGCTGGCTATCGGCGCCGAGGACAACTTCCAGGGTCAGGTCGACCTGATCAAGATGAAAGCCATCTACTGGAACGAAGACGACAAGGGCACCACCTATCGTGAGGAAGAAATTCCTGCCGATATGCTGGAGCTGGCTGAAGAGTGGCGCGCCAACATGGTCGAGTCCGCTGCCGAAGCCAACGAAGAGCTGATGAACAAGTACCTTGAAGAAGGTGACCTGTCCGTCGAAGAGATCAAGGCCGGTCTGCGCGCCCGTACTCTGGCGAGCGAAATCGTTCCTGCTGTCTGCGGCTCCTCGTTCAAGAACAAGGGCGTTCCCCTGGTTCTCGACGCTGTGATCGACTTCCTGCCGGCTCCGACCGAAATTCCTGCCATCCAGGGTATCAACCCGGATGACAAGGATCTGGCCAAGGACGATCCTGCCGTTCGTCACGACGAGCGTCATGCCGACGACAACGAGCCGTTCTCGGCTCTGGCGTTCAAGATCGCTACCGACCCGTTCGTAGGTACCCTGACCTTCGTTCGCGTGTACTCGGGCGTTCTGAGCTCCGGTGACTCGGTCATCAACTCGGTCAAGGGCAAGAAAGAGCGCGTTGGTCGTATGGTGCAGATGCACGCCAACCAGCGTGAAGAGATCAAGGAAGTACGCGCTGGCGACATCGCGGCCCTGATCGGCATGAAGGACGTCACCACGGGTGAAACCCTGTGCGACGCCGACAAGCCAATCATCCTCGAGCGTATGGACTTCCCAGAGCCAGTGATCTCGCTGTCTGTTGAGCCGAAGACCAAGCAAGACCAGGAAAAGATGGGTATCGCGCTGGGCAAGCTGGCCCAGGAAGACCCGTCGTTCCGCGTCAAGACCGACGAAGAAACCGGCCAGACCATCATCTCCGGTATGGGTGAGCTGCACCTGGACATCATCGTTGACCGCATGAAGCGCGAATTCAACGTTGAGGCCAACATCGGCAAGCCGCAGGTTTCGTACCGCGAGAAGATCACCAAGTCCAACGTCGAGATCGAAGGCAAGTTCGTTCGTCAGTCGGGTGGTCGTGGTCAGTTCGGTCATTGCTGGATCCGCTTCTCCGAGCCGGACCAGGATGACAAGGGCAACATCACCGAAGGCCTGGTCTTCACCAACGAAGTCGTTGGCGGTGTGGTTCCGAAGGAATACATCCCGGCGATCCAGAAGGGTATCGAAGAGCAGATGAAGAACGGCGTTGTCGCCGGCTATCCTCTGATCGGCCTGAAGGCTACCGTGTTCGACGGTTCGTACCACGACGTCGACTCCAACGAGATGGCGTTCAAGATCGCGGCCTCCATGGCGACCAAGCAGCTGGCTCAGAAGGGCGGCGGTGTTGTGCTTGAACCGATCATGAAGGTTGAGGTAGTAACCCCTGAGGATTACATGGGTGACGTGATGGGTGACCTGAACCGTCGTCGTGGTCTGATCCAGGGTATGGATGACTCGGTCTCCGGCAAGGTTATCCGTGCAGAAGTCCCGCTGGGAGAAATGTTCGGTTATGCGACCGACGTCCGTTCCATGTCTCAGGGT contains:
- the fusA gene encoding elongation factor G, with the protein product MARTTAINRYRNIGICAHVDAGKTTTTERILFYTGLSHKMGEVHDGAATTDWMVQEQERGITITSAAVTTFWKGSRGQYDNYRVNVIDTPGHVDFTIEVERSLRVLDGAVVVFCGTSGVEPQSETVWRQANKYGVPRVVYVNKMDRAGANFLRVVGQIKNRLGHTPVPIQLAIGAEDNFQGQVDLIKMKAIYWNEDDKGTTYREEEIPADMLELAEEWRANMVESAAEANEELMNKYLEEGDLSVEEIKAGLRARTLASEIVPAVCGSSFKNKGVPLVLDAVIDFLPAPTEIPAIQGINPDDKDLAKDDPAVRHDERHADDNEPFSALAFKIATDPFVGTLTFVRVYSGVLSSGDSVINSVKGKKERVGRMVQMHANQREEIKEVRAGDIAALIGMKDVTTGETLCDADKPIILERMDFPEPVISLSVEPKTKQDQEKMGIALGKLAQEDPSFRVKTDEETGQTIISGMGELHLDIIVDRMKREFNVEANIGKPQVSYREKITKSNVEIEGKFVRQSGGRGQFGHCWIRFSEPDQDDKGNITEGLVFTNEVVGGVVPKEYIPAIQKGIEEQMKNGVVAGYPLIGLKATVFDGSYHDVDSNEMAFKIAASMATKQLAQKGGGVVLEPIMKVEVVTPEDYMGDVMGDLNRRRGLIQGMDDSVSGKVIRAEVPLGEMFGYATDVRSMSQGRASYSMEFSKYSEAPSNIVEALVKKQG
- the rpsG gene encoding 30S ribosomal protein S7, with the protein product MPRRRVAAKREILDDPKYGSQILAKFMNHVMESGKKAVAERIVYGALDTVKARKNSDPLEIFEKALDAIAPLVEVKSRRVGGATYQVPVEVRPSRRNALAMRWLVDYARKRGEKSMALRLAGELLDAAEGKGAAVKKREDVHRMAEANKAFSHYRF